The following are from one region of the Pseudohongiella spirulinae genome:
- the tpiA gene encoding triose-phosphate isomerase, giving the protein MRRALVAGNWKMNGSRSDIGELISSLVAELGDGVNGVDIVVCPPFPYLNQVADAAHGSELVLGAQNLSEYSSGAYTGEVSASMLQDFRVRYVIVGHSERRSLFAESNQQAASKFVAAREAGLTPILCVGETGEQRSAGQALQVVADQIDFVVGVAGIAAMAEAVIAYEPVWAIGSGESATSQQAQEMHAHIRGLLAAHDEDVAAAVQILYGGSVSAANAEELFACPDIDGGLVGGASLDAQSFIRICKSVS; this is encoded by the coding sequence ATGCGTCGGGCATTGGTAGCCGGAAACTGGAAGATGAATGGCAGTCGCTCAGATATCGGGGAGTTAATCTCTTCTCTGGTGGCTGAGCTTGGTGACGGGGTTAATGGTGTTGATATCGTGGTGTGTCCGCCATTCCCTTATCTGAACCAGGTGGCTGATGCCGCGCACGGCAGCGAGCTGGTGCTGGGTGCCCAGAATCTGAGTGAATATTCGTCTGGTGCTTATACCGGCGAAGTATCAGCCAGCATGTTGCAGGACTTTCGGGTTCGCTATGTCATTGTGGGGCACTCCGAGCGACGCAGTCTGTTTGCCGAGAGCAACCAACAGGCAGCGTCCAAGTTTGTGGCGGCCCGTGAGGCTGGTCTGACACCCATTCTTTGCGTTGGCGAGACAGGCGAGCAGCGCTCCGCCGGTCAGGCCTTGCAGGTTGTGGCCGATCAGATAGATTTTGTAGTCGGTGTCGCGGGTATTGCAGCGATGGCTGAGGCGGTAATTGCCTATGAGCCGGTCTGGGCAATCGGGTCTGGAGAGTCTGCCACCAGCCAGCAGGCTCAGGAAATGCATGCGCATATTCGCGGGCTGCTTGCGGCTCACGATGAGGATGTGGCTGCGGCAGTGCAGATCCTTTACGGCGGTAGTGTATCAGCTGCTAATGCCGAGGAGTTGTTTGCCTGTCCCGATATCGATGGCGGCTTGGTGGGCGGTGCGTCGCTGGACGCGCAGTCCTTTATACGAATTTGTAAAAGTGTGAGTTGA
- the greA gene encoding transcription elongation factor GreA, whose amino-acid sequence MRKVPMTIGGAERLRAELNELKTVKRPAIIQAIAEAREHGDLKENAEYHAAREQQSFCEGRIKEIEGKLADSEIIDVTQIPATGKVIFGATVTLLNLDTEATMRYQIVGEDEADVKAGKISVASPIARAIMGKEEGDEVVVKAPSGEIEYEIDKVEHL is encoded by the coding sequence ATGAGAAAAGTGCCTATGACCATTGGCGGAGCGGAGCGATTGCGCGCTGAGCTCAATGAGTTGAAAACGGTAAAACGACCCGCGATTATTCAGGCAATCGCTGAAGCCCGGGAACATGGCGATCTGAAGGAGAACGCCGAGTACCATGCGGCTCGCGAGCAGCAGAGTTTCTGCGAGGGGCGTATAAAGGAAATTGAAGGCAAGCTGGCTGACTCGGAGATTATTGATGTCACCCAGATCCCTGCAACAGGCAAAGTCATCTTCGGGGCAACAGTGACGCTGCTGAACCTGGATACTGAGGCCACTATGCGTTATCAGATCGTGGGTGAGGATGAGGCCGATGTTAAGGCCGGTAAAATCTCAGTGGCATCACCGATTGCGCGCGCCATCATGGGCAAAGAGGAAGGTGACGAAGTGGTTGTGAAGGCACCTTCCGGCGAGATTGAATACGAAATCGACAAAGTGGAGCACCTGTAA
- the secG gene encoding preprotein translocase subunit SecG: METLVVIVHVIAAIAIIALVLLQQGKGADAGAAFGSGASQTVFGASGSGNFLTRTTTIVAVVFFVTSLVLAIFARQYSVGAGFDSDAPVVNPALLQEMQQQSDIPQVSAPASGSDIPVVPDSQ, translated from the coding sequence ATGGAAACGCTGGTTGTGATAGTGCACGTCATTGCAGCGATCGCCATCATTGCGCTGGTGCTGCTGCAGCAAGGCAAGGGTGCTGATGCGGGTGCGGCATTTGGTAGCGGAGCGTCGCAGACTGTCTTTGGTGCTTCGGGATCGGGAAATTTTCTCACTCGCACCACAACAATTGTGGCCGTTGTGTTTTTTGTAACCAGCCTGGTCCTGGCAATTTTTGCCAGGCAATACAGCGTTGGTGCTGGTTTTGACAGCGATGCGCCGGTTGTGAATCCTGCGTTGCTGCAGGAAATGCAGCAGCAGTCCGATATACCGCAAGTCAGTGCGCCAGCATCAGGGTCTGATATTCCGGTGGTACCGGACAGCCAATAA
- the folP gene encoding dihydropteroate synthase produces MDDVQDDSVTPRRGLQCGSRWLDLSLPAVMGILNVTPDSFSDGGRLSGSSDAAQFQISLDKTLTVASSMIDAGAVILDVGGESTRPGAVQVSEQEELDRVLPVVEALQAEFDVIVSVDTSTPALMRAAASAGAGMINDIRALQRTGAVQAAADTDMAVCLMHMQGEPGTMQQNPQYQDVVAEVRSFLEQRVDICRAAGIGGQRICIDPGFGFGKTPAHNYRLLARLSDFAATGLPVLAGMSRKSMIGNIIGKSVDERLAGSLAAAVLSVINGANIVRVHDVAETVDALRIVETMQHYC; encoded by the coding sequence ATGGACGATGTGCAGGATGACAGCGTGACTCCCCGGCGGGGGCTGCAGTGCGGCTCCCGCTGGCTGGATCTTTCCCTTCCTGCCGTTATGGGAATTCTGAATGTAACTCCTGACTCCTTTTCGGACGGTGGTCGCCTCTCTGGCAGCTCCGATGCTGCGCAGTTTCAAATCTCTCTGGATAAAACCCTGACTGTCGCTTCTTCCATGATTGATGCGGGCGCAGTCATTCTCGACGTGGGTGGTGAGTCAACCCGCCCGGGTGCGGTGCAGGTCTCTGAGCAGGAGGAACTGGACCGTGTCCTGCCTGTTGTTGAGGCGCTTCAGGCTGAGTTCGACGTGATTGTTTCTGTGGACACCAGTACGCCTGCGTTAATGCGGGCTGCAGCGTCGGCTGGAGCCGGTATGATCAACGACATCCGGGCTCTGCAGCGCACGGGCGCTGTACAGGCGGCGGCTGACACTGATATGGCCGTGTGCCTGATGCATATGCAGGGCGAGCCAGGCACTATGCAGCAGAACCCCCAGTATCAGGATGTTGTTGCAGAGGTGCGATCTTTTCTGGAGCAACGTGTCGATATATGTCGTGCCGCCGGCATTGGCGGGCAGCGAATATGCATCGACCCGGGTTTCGGGTTCGGGAAAACCCCGGCTCATAATTACCGGCTGCTGGCGCGGCTATCCGATTTTGCGGCTACTGGCCTGCCAGTATTGGCCGGCATGTCACGGAAATCGATGATTGGCAATATTATTGGAAAAAGTGTCGACGAACGCCTTGCCGGCAGTCTGGCAGCAGCGGTATTGTCGGTCATAAATGGGGCAAATATCGTGCGTGTGCACGATGTGGCCGAAACCGTCGATGCTTTGCGCATCGTCGAAACAATGCAACATTATTGCTAG
- the yhbY gene encoding ribosome assembly RNA-binding protein YhbY: MTDKAQKLSNQQLKQFRSIAHNLKPVVTVAQNGLAESVMKEIDRALTQHELIKVKVQVGDRELRQQAITEICSLSGAERVQSIGNIAVLFRAARQPDPKLSNLLRHGQTGN, translated from the coding sequence ATGACCGACAAAGCACAAAAACTTAGCAATCAACAGCTTAAGCAATTTCGAAGCATTGCCCACAACCTAAAACCGGTTGTCACTGTTGCCCAGAATGGCCTGGCAGAAAGTGTCATGAAAGAAATTGACCGCGCCCTGACCCAGCATGAACTGATTAAAGTCAAAGTGCAGGTAGGTGACAGGGAGTTGCGCCAGCAGGCAATTACTGAGATTTGCAGTCTCAGTGGCGCGGAACGCGTGCAGAGTATCGGAAATATCGCAGTATTGTTTCGTGCGGCCCGTCAACCCGATCCTAAACTGTCGAATCTGCTGCGTCACGGCCAGACAGGGAATTGA
- the ftsH gene encoding ATP-dependent zinc metalloprotease FtsH has translation MAKNLLLWMVIAAVLLTVFNNINQEPTSSQVNYSDFIREVRTGQVSSVNISGVSVAGVRTDNTRFTTTIPMIGDDQLMDDLFNNGVQIRASEPERQSLWTQLLVASFPILIIIALFFFFMRQMQGGAGGGKGGPMSFGKSKAKLLGEDQIKVTFADVAGVEEAKEDVKELVDFLREPDKFQRLGGKIPRGILMVGQPGTGKTLLAKAIAGEAKVPFFSISGSDFVEMFVGVGASRVRDMFDQAKKQAPCIIFIDEIDAVGRHRGAGLGGGHDEREQTLNQLLVEMDGFEVNDGIIVIAATNRPDVLDPALLRPGRFDRQVVVGLPDIRGREQILKVHMRKVPIADNVDAGVIARGTPGFSGADLANLVNEAALFAARSSKRLVTMEEFEKAKDKIMMGTERKSMVMSEKEKTNTAYHEAGHAIVGRLVPEHDPVYKVSIIPRGRALGVTMFLPEEDRYSLSKRAILSQICSLYGGRIAEEMTLGEEGVTTGASNDIQRATEMARNMVTKWGLSEKLGPLMYAEDDGEVFLGRSAGSSQTHHSGETAKLIDEEIKSIIDYCYGTAKRLLDENRDKLELMKDALMEYETIDVEQINDIMEGRKPRPPADWSDDNGGSGSGVRSVPADEERTTEKPIGGPASEH, from the coding sequence ATGGCGAAGAATTTACTGCTTTGGATGGTAATTGCGGCGGTTCTGCTGACGGTATTCAACAATATCAATCAGGAGCCGACGAGCTCGCAGGTTAACTACTCTGACTTTATTCGAGAGGTCAGGACCGGGCAGGTGAGCTCAGTCAATATATCCGGAGTCTCTGTCGCCGGTGTGCGAACCGATAACACCCGCTTTACCACTACCATCCCGATGATTGGCGACGATCAGCTGATGGATGATCTGTTTAACAATGGTGTACAGATTCGCGCCTCAGAGCCGGAGCGGCAGTCGCTCTGGACTCAGTTGCTGGTCGCCAGTTTCCCGATTCTGATCATTATTGCCCTGTTCTTTTTCTTTATGCGGCAGATGCAGGGAGGTGCTGGCGGCGGCAAGGGCGGTCCGATGTCCTTTGGCAAGAGCAAGGCCAAGCTGCTGGGTGAAGATCAGATCAAGGTCACCTTTGCCGACGTGGCGGGTGTCGAGGAAGCCAAAGAGGATGTCAAGGAGCTGGTCGACTTCCTGCGGGAGCCGGACAAATTCCAGCGCCTGGGCGGCAAAATCCCACGCGGCATTCTGATGGTAGGACAGCCTGGTACCGGTAAGACTTTGCTGGCCAAGGCAATCGCCGGCGAAGCCAAGGTACCGTTTTTCTCGATTTCCGGTTCGGACTTTGTGGAAATGTTTGTGGGTGTGGGTGCGTCGCGAGTTCGTGACATGTTTGACCAGGCCAAGAAGCAGGCACCCTGCATTATCTTTATCGACGAGATTGATGCCGTGGGTCGGCATCGTGGCGCCGGTCTCGGTGGTGGCCACGATGAGCGTGAGCAAACCCTGAACCAGTTGCTGGTTGAGATGGATGGCTTTGAGGTAAATGATGGCATCATTGTGATTGCTGCCACTAACCGTCCCGATGTGCTGGACCCTGCGCTGCTGCGGCCGGGCCGCTTCGACCGTCAGGTTGTGGTCGGGTTGCCGGATATTCGTGGCCGCGAGCAAATTCTGAAAGTACACATGCGTAAAGTGCCGATAGCCGACAATGTTGATGCCGGCGTGATTGCGCGCGGTACACCGGGTTTCTCGGGTGCGGATCTGGCGAACCTGGTTAACGAGGCGGCACTGTTTGCGGCTCGTTCCAGCAAGCGTCTGGTAACCATGGAAGAGTTTGAGAAAGCTAAAGACAAGATCATGATGGGTACTGAACGAAAGTCCATGGTCATGTCTGAAAAGGAGAAAACCAATACAGCGTACCATGAGGCCGGACACGCGATTGTTGGCCGCCTGGTGCCTGAGCATGACCCTGTCTACAAAGTAAGCATCATTCCTCGGGGTCGCGCACTGGGTGTCACCATGTTCCTGCCCGAAGAGGATCGCTATAGTTTGAGCAAGCGGGCCATTCTCAGTCAGATCTGCAGTCTTTACGGTGGTCGAATTGCTGAAGAAATGACCCTCGGAGAAGAGGGTGTGACGACGGGTGCGTCCAACGATATTCAGCGTGCTACAGAAATGGCCCGCAATATGGTGACCAAGTGGGGGCTGTCTGAAAAACTGGGTCCGCTGATGTATGCGGAAGATGACGGCGAGGTCTTCCTGGGTCGCTCGGCCGGCAGTTCACAGACGCATCACTCCGGTGAAACGGCCAAACTGATCGACGAGGAAATCAAAAGCATCATCGATTACTGCTACGGCACTGCGAAGCGCCTGCTTGACGAAAACCGCGACAAGCTGGAACTGATGAAAGATGCTTTGATGGAGTACGAGACCATCGACGTTGAGCAGATCAACGACATAATGGAAGGGCGCAAACCACGTCCACCGGCCGATTGGTCTGATGATAATGGTGGGTCAGGAAGCGGAGTGCGATCAGTTCCGGCTGATGAGGAGCGCACCACTGAGAAGCCCATAGGCGGCCCTGCCAGTGAGCATTGA
- the glmM gene encoding phosphoglucosamine mutase, with the protein MEANNKQEKRYFGTDGIRGHVGQYPITPDFMLKLGWAAGKVFACTEGQRSKILIGKDTRVSGYMFEAALESGLASAGVDIHMLGPMPTPAVAYLTRTFQAQAGIVISASHNAFADNGIKFFSGDGSKLPDETELAIESYLERDITTVSSQQIGKVSRITDAAGRYIEYCKGTIPGSAVLRGLRIVVDCANGATYHVAANVFSELGATVKAIAVAPNGMNINEGCGSTAPERLVEEVLAEQADLGIAFDGDGDRVVMVDHLGNLVDGDEILYIIARDRHRRKRGFGGVVGTQMSNLGLELGLDALGIPFVRTKVGDRYVMEALKTHGWLLGGESSGHIVCMDVATTGDGIVSALQVLAAMVQGESNLYELRSHMQKMPQCMINVPVSDRKSVMSDRAVLAAAKALEQKMAGKGRVLLRPSGTEPLVRVMVEGQDDDQVRRYAAELAAVVESVK; encoded by the coding sequence ATGGAAGCAAATAACAAACAGGAAAAGCGCTATTTTGGTACCGACGGCATTCGTGGTCATGTTGGACAGTATCCGATAACCCCTGATTTTATGCTGAAACTGGGCTGGGCGGCCGGCAAGGTGTTTGCCTGCACTGAAGGTCAGCGCAGCAAGATTCTTATTGGTAAGGACACCCGGGTTTCCGGGTATATGTTCGAAGCCGCGCTGGAGTCGGGTCTGGCCTCTGCCGGCGTTGATATTCACATGCTGGGTCCGATGCCGACACCCGCTGTCGCTTACCTGACCCGAACATTCCAGGCGCAGGCCGGCATTGTTATCAGCGCCTCACACAATGCCTTTGCCGATAATGGTATTAAATTTTTCTCCGGTGACGGCAGTAAGTTGCCGGATGAGACAGAGCTGGCCATCGAGTCCTATCTGGAGCGTGATATCACAACAGTCAGTTCGCAGCAGATTGGCAAGGTTTCCCGCATTACAGATGCTGCCGGACGTTATATTGAATATTGTAAGGGTACGATTCCGGGCAGTGCGGTGCTGCGCGGTCTGCGCATTGTAGTCGATTGCGCAAACGGGGCCACTTATCATGTTGCAGCGAATGTATTCTCTGAGCTTGGAGCCACGGTAAAGGCTATTGCGGTTGCCCCCAATGGCATGAATATCAATGAGGGTTGCGGGTCAACCGCGCCTGAGCGGCTGGTCGAAGAGGTGCTTGCCGAGCAGGCTGATTTGGGCATTGCCTTTGATGGCGATGGTGACCGCGTGGTAATGGTGGATCATCTGGGCAATCTTGTTGATGGTGACGAGATACTATACATCATTGCCAGGGATCGTCATCGGCGCAAGCGTGGCTTTGGTGGAGTGGTTGGAACGCAAATGAGCAACCTGGGTCTGGAGCTTGGGCTGGATGCATTGGGAATTCCATTCGTTCGCACCAAAGTGGGTGATCGTTACGTCATGGAAGCGCTCAAGACGCATGGCTGGCTGCTGGGTGGTGAGTCATCAGGGCATATTGTATGTATGGATGTCGCGACGACCGGCGATGGGATCGTCTCAGCGCTGCAGGTTCTTGCCGCGATGGTGCAGGGCGAATCCAATTTGTACGAGTTGCGCAGTCACATGCAAAAAATGCCACAATGCATGATTAATGTGCCGGTCTCCGACAGGAAAAGCGTTATGTCGGACCGGGCTGTGCTGGCTGCGGCAAAGGCGCTGGAGCAGAAAATGGCCGGTAAGGGGCGGGTGTTGCTCCGGCCTTCCGGAACCGAACCGCTGGTGCGGGTGATGGTTGAGGGTCAGGATGACGATCAGGTCAGGCGCTACGCTGCTGAGCTGGCTGCTGTAGTTGAGTCGGTCAAATAA
- the carB gene encoding carbamoyl-phosphate synthase large subunit yields MPKRTDINSILIIGAGPIVIGQACEFDYSGAQACQALREEGYRVILVNSNPATIMTDPAMADATYIEPVTWQIVEKIIEKERPDAILPTMGGQTALNCALDLERHGVLAKYNVEMIGARAESIDKAEDRELFDDAMKAIGLETPRHGIARSMDEAFAALDLVGFPCIIRPSFTMGGSGGGIAYNKEEFVEICTRGMELSPTNELLIDESLIGWKEYEMEVVRDKNDNCIIVCTIENFDAMGVHTGDSITVAPSQTLTDKEFQILRNASIDVLREIGVETGGSNVQFGMCPKTGRLVVIEMNPRVSRSSALASKATGFPIARVAAKLAVGFTLDELSNEITGGATPASFEPTIDYVVTKIPRFTFEKFPEANDRITTQMKSVGEVMAIGRTFQESLQKALRGLEVGISGFDPILDTGLSDAMDILRGELMDAGSDRIRYIGDAFRQGLSLETVTELTGIDPWFLAQIEDLIKDEAQLAGQALKALTKDQMFALKRKGFSDARLATLLDEPEQNVRDHRHALGVRPVYKRVDTCAAEFKSTTAYMYSCYEEICEAQPSDRKKIMVLGGGPNRIGQGIEFDYCCVHAALAMREDGYETIMVNCNPETVSTDYNISDRLYFEPVTLEDVLEIVELEKPAGVIVQFGGQTPLNLATRLEQAGVPVIGTKPDAIDLAEDRERFQQLILKLGLKQPPNCIVRSVEQCITEAERISYPLVVRPSYVLGGRAMEIVYNEEELTRYMRTTVKVGNDSPVLLDYFLNAAIEIDVDLVSDGKDVVVGAIMQHIEQAGVHSGDSACSLPPYNLPAQVQDKIRQQVTSLARELGVVGLMNAQMAYQDGEVYVIEVNPRASRTVPFVSKCIGVSLAKVAARCMVGNTLAEQGFTKEIIPRTYAVKEAVFPFNKFPGVDPILGPEMKSTGEVMGVGETFAEAFAKSQLGAGEEIAKSGTVFISVRETDKPRVAEVASRFHQLGFSLVATTGTAAIIEAAGLPVRRVNKVMEGRPHIVDMIKNDEIALVVNTTEGKQAIADSSTIRRTALRHDVFCTTTLASASAVCDALQFGDQLSVYTIQELHQRLDQAV; encoded by the coding sequence ATGCCTAAACGTACAGATATTAATAGCATCCTGATTATCGGCGCTGGCCCGATTGTAATTGGTCAGGCCTGTGAGTTTGACTATTCAGGTGCCCAGGCCTGCCAGGCGCTACGCGAAGAAGGTTACCGGGTGATTCTGGTGAACTCCAATCCGGCAACCATCATGACCGACCCGGCAATGGCTGATGCAACTTACATTGAGCCGGTTACCTGGCAGATTGTCGAAAAAATCATAGAAAAAGAGCGTCCTGACGCTATTTTACCAACCATGGGTGGCCAGACAGCGCTTAATTGTGCGCTGGACCTGGAGCGCCATGGCGTGCTGGCCAAGTACAATGTGGAAATGATCGGCGCGCGCGCCGAGTCGATTGATAAGGCGGAAGATCGCGAATTGTTCGACGACGCGATGAAGGCGATTGGCCTGGAAACACCGCGTCACGGCATCGCCCGCTCAATGGATGAGGCGTTTGCGGCGCTGGATCTGGTTGGCTTCCCCTGTATTATCCGCCCCTCGTTTACCATGGGCGGCAGTGGCGGCGGCATTGCGTATAACAAAGAAGAATTTGTTGAAATATGCACTCGCGGCATGGAGCTTTCCCCCACCAATGAGCTGTTGATTGATGAATCACTGATTGGCTGGAAAGAATATGAGATGGAAGTTGTGCGTGACAAAAACGACAACTGCATCATCGTCTGTACCATTGAAAATTTCGACGCCATGGGTGTACATACCGGCGACTCAATTACCGTCGCGCCGTCTCAGACGCTGACTGATAAAGAGTTCCAGATTCTGCGTAATGCTTCCATCGACGTGCTGCGCGAGATTGGCGTTGAGACGGGTGGATCCAATGTGCAGTTCGGCATGTGTCCCAAGACTGGCCGCCTGGTCGTTATTGAAATGAATCCGCGCGTGTCCAGATCATCCGCGTTGGCATCCAAGGCCACAGGCTTCCCGATTGCCCGGGTTGCTGCCAAGCTGGCGGTTGGCTTTACACTGGATGAGCTGAGTAACGAAATCACCGGAGGTGCAACACCCGCATCTTTCGAGCCGACTATCGACTATGTCGTTACAAAAATCCCGCGTTTTACCTTCGAAAAATTCCCTGAAGCCAATGACCGTATCACCACCCAGATGAAGTCTGTGGGTGAAGTGATGGCCATTGGTCGCACTTTCCAGGAATCCCTGCAGAAAGCGTTGCGCGGCCTGGAAGTGGGTATCAGCGGTTTCGACCCGATACTCGATACCGGGCTAAGTGACGCCATGGACATTCTGCGTGGCGAGCTGATGGATGCCGGCAGTGACCGTATTCGTTATATTGGCGACGCCTTCCGTCAGGGTTTGTCCCTGGAAACTGTGACTGAACTGACTGGTATCGACCCCTGGTTCCTGGCGCAGATTGAAGACCTGATTAAAGACGAAGCGCAACTGGCAGGTCAGGCACTGAAGGCCTTGACCAAAGATCAGATGTTTGCCCTCAAGCGCAAAGGCTTTTCAGATGCCCGGCTGGCCACCCTGCTGGACGAGCCGGAACAGAACGTGCGTGACCATCGTCACGCCCTGGGTGTGCGCCCGGTTTATAAGCGGGTCGATACCTGCGCTGCAGAATTCAAATCAACAACAGCCTACATGTATTCCTGCTACGAGGAAATCTGCGAGGCGCAGCCCAGTGATCGCAAGAAGATCATGGTGCTGGGCGGCGGGCCAAACCGCATCGGTCAGGGTATTGAGTTTGACTACTGCTGTGTACACGCTGCCCTGGCGATGCGCGAGGATGGTTATGAAACCATCATGGTCAACTGCAACCCGGAGACAGTATCGACTGACTATAACATCTCTGACCGCCTGTACTTTGAACCGGTGACGCTGGAGGATGTGCTGGAAATCGTTGAGCTGGAAAAGCCGGCCGGTGTGATTGTTCAGTTTGGCGGGCAGACACCGCTGAATCTGGCAACTCGCCTGGAGCAGGCCGGGGTGCCGGTGATTGGGACCAAGCCCGATGCCATCGATCTGGCTGAAGACCGCGAACGCTTCCAGCAATTAATTCTGAAGCTGGGTCTCAAGCAGCCACCGAACTGCATCGTGCGCAGTGTTGAGCAATGCATCACCGAGGCCGAGCGTATTTCTTACCCGCTGGTTGTGCGCCCTTCCTATGTGCTGGGTGGTCGCGCCATGGAGATCGTCTATAACGAGGAAGAACTGACCCGTTATATGCGCACTACGGTCAAGGTGGGTAACGACAGTCCGGTGCTGCTGGATTACTTCCTGAATGCAGCTATTGAGATCGATGTTGATCTGGTCAGTGATGGCAAAGATGTAGTTGTTGGCGCCATCATGCAGCATATTGAGCAGGCGGGAGTGCACTCAGGCGACTCGGCCTGTTCGCTGCCACCCTATAATCTGCCTGCGCAAGTGCAGGACAAAATTCGCCAGCAGGTCACCAGTCTGGCAAGAGAGCTGGGTGTTGTTGGTCTGATGAACGCGCAGATGGCCTATCAGGACGGCGAAGTTTATGTGATCGAGGTTAACCCGCGTGCTTCAAGAACCGTTCCATTTGTCTCCAAGTGTATCGGTGTGTCTCTTGCCAAAGTGGCTGCCCGTTGCATGGTGGGCAATACGCTGGCCGAGCAGGGTTTTACCAAAGAGATCATTCCTCGCACTTATGCGGTCAAGGAAGCTGTGTTCCCGTTTAATAAGTTCCCGGGTGTTGATCCGATTCTGGGGCCGGAAATGAAATCCACTGGTGAGGTGATGGGGGTTGGTGAAACATTTGCCGAAGCCTTTGCCAAATCCCAGTTGGGAGCGGGTGAAGAGATTGCCAAGTCCGGAACGGTATTCATCAGTGTGCGAGAAACTGACAAGCCGCGCGTGGCTGAAGTGGCCAGTCGATTCCATCAACTTGGGTTCAGCCTGGTAGCAACAACAGGTACGGCAGCCATCATCGAGGCTGCCGGTCTGCCAGTGAGGCGGGTTAATAAGGTCATGGAAGGTCGGCCGCACATCGTTGATATGATCAAGAATGACGAGATCGCACTGGTGGTCAATACCACAGAGGGCAAACAGGCGATTGCCGATTCCTCTACCATCCGCCGCACGGCGCTGCGCCATGATGTGTTCTGCACAACAACGCTGGCAAGCGCCAGTGCGGTATGCGATGCGCTGCAGTTTGGTGACCAATTGTCTGTCTATACCATCCAGGAGCTTCATCAGCGACTGGATCAGGCGGTCTGA
- the rimP gene encoding ribosome maturation factor RimP, translating to MTTSADNIAEMLRPTVQALNLDLWGVEYLTRGRSALLRIYIDGPEGVTIDDCERVSRQVSAVLDVEDPLPGEYTLEVSSPGLDRPLFYFEQFGQFVGEVVNLRLRGPLNGRRKFKGVLEKADAGIISMTVDNEQIEIPYDQVEKANIAF from the coding sequence TTGACAACATCAGCAGACAATATTGCAGAGATGCTGCGTCCGACCGTGCAGGCGCTGAACCTGGATCTGTGGGGAGTAGAGTACCTGACCAGGGGGCGTTCAGCACTGCTGCGCATATATATCGATGGACCCGAAGGGGTCACCATCGATGATTGTGAGCGTGTGAGTCGGCAGGTTAGCGCTGTGTTGGATGTCGAAGACCCGCTGCCCGGTGAGTATACTCTTGAGGTCTCATCCCCGGGGCTGGACAGACCACTGTTTTATTTTGAACAGTTCGGTCAGTTTGTGGGTGAAGTTGTGAATCTGCGTTTGCGCGGGCCACTGAATGGTCGCCGCAAGTTTAAGGGTGTTCTGGAAAAGGCAGACGCCGGCATCATTAGCATGACAGTGGATAATGAACAGATTGAAATTCCGTATGATCAGGTTGAAAAGGCCAACATTGCGTTTTAG